One Synechococcales cyanobacterium T60_A2020_003 genomic region harbors:
- a CDS encoding transposase → MKPQYRIRNWSEYNAGLKARGSLTFWIEESVLGQWVVEELSGKPGASVLYSDLAIQTMATVK, encoded by the coding sequence ATGAAACCTCAATACCGCATCCGCAACTGGTCAGAGTATAACGCTGGATTGAAGGCTAGGGGAAGCCTCACCTTCTGGATCGAAGAATCTGTGCTGGGGCAGTGGGTGGTCGAGGAGTTGAGCGGCAAACCCGGCGCGTCAGTTCTTTATAGTGACCTTGCGATTCAAACAATGGCGACCGTCAAAG
- a CDS encoding metallophosphoesterase, translated as MPLLPATPLSCNNAVLGDSGSGSHRWHNPQRRIAEKAAEHLDSCQFVLHTGDVVYLTGSSEYYERNFIEPYHFLLKGGDRPEAIDYREMVFQTPFLPVPGNHDYYDLPFWVGILAQIALPIRFLLRSKIDIDIGWHGSYQGDTYARAFIDYLCQYPVNTKLIDHLKHHYTVQWGDSRCLRYEPGVFTRIPNRYYTFRYGNIDFFALDSNTFNAPLPMSKDGDRSQRSALREKRADIEHQKRSLLMEGMFLNPDDPDQAERLDDLRTKLEYLEEVEQDINRQLAVQDSSPVDQAQLDWLRDRLIESWQTPEVRGRILFFHHPPYVTEATKWYQAQTLAVRERLRQVLDGVARTVGDRPHDRPIIDLVLNGHAHCFEHLKTGDTQRGDAHINWLVCGGSGYSLRRQRNEGLTLTETRDGKDVEIARSLRFLGRTGHGSSKHRPYSCLKIDVKAGSPPRFIVHPLVSDRFRHEWIDLPVEPFEF; from the coding sequence ATGCCTCTCCTGCCCGCAACCCCTCTTTCATGCAACAACGCCGTCTTAGGCGATAGTGGGTCAGGATCGCACCGATGGCACAATCCCCAACGCCGCATTGCCGAAAAAGCCGCAGAGCATTTGGATAGCTGTCAGTTTGTGCTGCATACGGGGGACGTGGTGTATTTGACGGGTTCCAGCGAATATTATGAACGAAATTTTATTGAACCCTATCATTTTTTGCTGAAGGGAGGCGATCGCCCCGAAGCAATCGACTATCGCGAAATGGTCTTTCAAACGCCCTTCTTGCCCGTTCCTGGAAACCATGACTATTACGATCTGCCGTTTTGGGTGGGGATATTGGCTCAGATCGCCTTACCCATTCGTTTTTTGCTCCGTTCCAAAATCGACATTGACATTGGCTGGCATGGTTCCTACCAAGGGGATACCTATGCTCGGGCATTTATCGACTATCTCTGTCAGTATCCCGTTAACACCAAGCTGATCGATCACCTCAAGCACCATTACACTGTTCAATGGGGAGATTCACGGTGCTTGCGCTACGAACCGGGCGTCTTTACCCGCATACCGAATCGTTACTACACCTTTCGCTATGGCAACATTGACTTTTTTGCCCTGGATTCCAACACCTTCAATGCACCCTTACCGATGAGCAAAGACGGCGATCGCTCTCAGCGGTCGGCCTTACGCGAAAAACGAGCCGACATCGAACACCAGAAGCGTAGTCTCTTAATGGAAGGAATGTTTTTGAACCCCGATGATCCGGATCAGGCGGAACGATTGGATGATCTGCGGACAAAATTGGAATACTTAGAGGAAGTCGAGCAAGATATCAATAGACAGCTTGCCGTGCAGGATTCCTCCCCCGTGGATCAAGCCCAACTCGACTGGTTGCGCGATCGCCTGATCGAGTCCTGGCAGACTCCAGAGGTGCGAGGTCGCATTCTCTTTTTCCACCATCCGCCCTATGTCACCGAAGCCACCAAATGGTACCAGGCGCAAACCTTGGCCGTGCGTGAACGCCTGCGGCAAGTCTTAGATGGAGTTGCGCGAACGGTGGGCGATCGCCCACATGATCGACCTATTATAGATTTAGTGCTCAACGGCCATGCCCATTGTTTTGAGCATTTGAAAACTGGCGATACGCAACGGGGGGATGCTCACATTAACTGGTTAGTGTGTGGCGGAAGTGGATACAGTTTGCGCCGCCAGCGAAATGAGGGCTTGACGCTCACGGAAACACGGGATGGAAAAGATGTGGAGATTGCGCGATCGCTCCGATTCCTAGGACGGACAGGCCACGGATCGTCTAAACATCGCCCCTACTCTTGTCTCAAAATTGACGTGAAGGCGGGAAGTCCACCTCGATTCATTGTCCATCCCTTGGTATCCGATCGGTTCCGGCATGAGTGGATTGATCTACCCGTAGAACCCTTTGAATTCTAG